In one window of Hevea brasiliensis isolate MT/VB/25A 57/8 chromosome 10, ASM3005281v1, whole genome shotgun sequence DNA:
- the LOC110659459 gene encoding pentatricopeptide repeat-containing protein At4g19191, mitochondrial, translated as MKSSLPLCPNLFPNLLMIVDLWNSKIREAVNENNAHKALYLFRQMKQNGLEPNNLTFPFVSKACAKVSNLEYSQVIHTHIIKSPFYSNVFVQTAMLDMYVKCHQLDMAYNLFVKMPKRDVASWNVMLVGFAQLGFPDKVFHIFQEMRSTWTFPDSITILGMSQAISCVKNLELAKGVHAFGIRIGIDTDVSVANTWISLYAKCGDLEMAKSVFDGIEVGLRSIVSWNSMIAGYAYLENFLEAFNSYKWMLCDGFRPDISTIISLLSSCVLPEIAFLGMQIHCHGIGFGCDSDIHVVNTLISMYSKSGDVYSARCLFDSICNRSCVTWTAMISGYAKKGDMDEALNLFNAMEAAGETPDLVTVLSMISGCSQTGILGVGKWIDAYANSNCLKHNVVVCNALIDMYAKCGSICDARDIFNTMPNKTVVSWTTMIAGFALNGLFEEALDLFYRMVELELKPNHITFLAILQACTHGGFLEEGWECFNMMTKIYKISPGLDHYSCMADLLGRKGKLKEALKFIQDMPVEPDAAIWSGLLSACKTHQNIEIGEYAAHRLFKMEPCVSFPYVEMANIYASTGRWDGVARMRAMMKSNRIKKSPGQSLVEVNGRICAFTVEDTGHFDRELIYAVLDGLMLQSKEEGPSQHSDGTPELELETSLSSLKKNDIE; from the coding sequence ATGAAATCTTCACTTCCTCTGTGCCCAAACCTTTTTCCAAATCTCTTAATGATCGTTGATCTCTGGAACTCTAAAATACGAGAAGCTGTAAATGAAAACAACGCCCATAAAGCCCTTTATCTTTTTCGCCAAATGAAGCAAAATGGCCTAGAACCCAACAATTTGACCTTTCCTTTCGTATCCAAAGCCTGTGCCAAGGTTTCCAACCTCGAATATTCCCAAGTCATCCACACCCACATCATAAAGTCCCCATTTTACTCAAATGTGTTTGTACAAACAGCTATGCTTGATATGTATGTGAAATGTCATCAACTAGACATGGCGTATAATCTATTTGTGAAAATGCCAAAAAGGGATGTTGCTTCGTGGAATGTGATGCTTGTGGGTTTCGCACAACTGGGTTTCCCTGATAAAGTTTTTCATATATTTCAGGAGATGAGGTCTACATGGACTTTTCCTGATTCAATCACAATTTTGGGAATGAGTCAGGCCATATCATGTGTGAAGAATTTGGAATTAGCAAAGGGTGTTCATGCATTTGGAATTCGAATTGGGATAGATACTGATGTTTCTGTTGCTAACACTTGGATATCTTTATATGCTAAATGTGGTGATTTGGAGATGGCTAAGTCGGTTTTTGATGGAATTGAAGTAGGTTTAAGGAGTATAGTATCCTGGAATTCTATGATTGCTGGGTATGCCTATCTTGAGAACTTTTTAGAGGCTTTTAATTCTTACAAATGGATGCTGTGTGATGGATTTAGGCCTGATATTAGTACTATTATTAGCTTGCTTTCTTCATGCGTACTGCCAGAGATAGCTtttctaggtatgcagattcatTGTCATGGAATTGGATTTGGTTGCGATTCAGATATTCACGTGGTTAATACTCTTATATCTATGTATTCCAAGAGTGGAGATGTTTACTCTGCAAGATGTTTATTTGACAGCATATGTAACAGAAGTTGTGTTACTTGGACTGCTATGATAAGTGGTTATGCTAAGAAAGGGGATATGGATGAGGCATTGAATTTGTTTAATGCAATGGAAGCAGCTGGTGAGACGCCTGATTTGGTTACTGTACTTTCTATGATTTCGGGTTGCAGCCAAACTGGTATTCTTGGAGTTGGAAAGTGGATTGATGCTTATGCCAATTCTAACTGTTTAAAACATAATGTTGTGGTTTGCAATGCATTGATAGATATGTACGCAAAATGTGGAAGTATATGTGATGCCAGGGATATCTTTAATACCATGCCCAATAAAACTGTTGTTTCCTGGACAACCATGATTGCAGGTTTTGCTTTGAATGGATTATTTGAAGAAGCTTTGGACCTTTTCTATAGGATGGTTGAGTTGGAGTTGAAGCCAAATCACATAACATTTCTTGCTATACTTCAAGCTTGCACTCATGGTGGTTTTCTTGAGGAAGGATGGGAGTGCTTCAATATGATgaccaaaatttataaaataagtcCTGGATTAGATCATTATTCCTGTATGGCAGATCTTCTAGGTCGTAAAGGAAAGCTAAAAGAAGCATTGAAATTTATTCAAGATATGCCTGTCGAACCTGATGCTGCCATATGGAGTGGATTACTTAGTGCTTGCAAGACACACCAAAACATCGAGATTGGTGAATATGCTGCTCATCGCCTTTTTAAGATGGAGCCCTGTGTGTCCTTTCCATATGTTGAGATGGCTAACATATATGCATCAACAGGAAGGTGGGATGGAGTTGCAAGGATGAGAGCAATGATGAAAAGTAACAGGATTAAGAAGTCTCCAGGACAGAGCCTTGTTGAAGTCAATGGGAGAATTTGTGCATTCACTGTTGAAGACACAGGTCATTTTGACAGGGAGCTAATATATGCTGTTTTGGATGGTTTGATGTTGCAATCAAAGGAAGAAGGGCCCTCACAACATTCCGATGGAACTCCAGAATTGGAGTTGGAAACTAGTCTGTCTTCACTTAAGAAGAATGATATAGAATGA